Proteins encoded together in one bacterium window:
- a CDS encoding efflux RND transporter periplasmic adaptor subunit, translated as MKNIILILIMTILVGGCGKPSATEPASHDEAIVTRGPLSVWTPCDGTLEARRVETILSQFQGRATLIELITEGSHVQRGDLLARLDASQLETDLVKLKSEYARTEAELDALQNATIPLERQDFEVQLNDLNYQYDTEKQILVDTRELVERKLVSRREIAQQELKLASLEAKASQIEQHRKLAETHLHPAKLTQARAAVDAARQQLLLAQQQFSNCVVTAPSDGLAVYLPLHVGNEFRALRVGDTLYPNQPFLCIPDMSEFIIPCFIPESDLSRVRIGQSALVTPLAYPDLHLTATVESVGIMAQTQPGYPVWQKYFRVVIRIDQLDGRLRPGMSLHVEVCSYTQPAAILIPRSAVQWDQGKGSCRVRTLRGFEHRPLKLGWSDTRFHEVLEGVVVGDKLIQP; from the coding sequence ATGAAAAACATCATCCTGATATTAATCATGACCATCCTCGTCGGAGGCTGCGGAAAACCCTCCGCCACTGAACCCGCATCGCATGATGAAGCCATTGTCACCCGTGGCCCCCTGTCGGTCTGGACCCCCTGCGACGGCACACTCGAAGCCCGGCGGGTTGAAACCATTCTCTCCCAGTTTCAAGGAAGGGCCACTCTCATCGAATTGATTACCGAAGGCTCACACGTGCAACGGGGCGACCTACTGGCACGTCTGGACGCCTCCCAATTGGAGACCGATCTTGTCAAATTGAAGAGTGAATACGCCCGGACTGAGGCTGAATTGGATGCCTTACAAAACGCCACTATCCCCTTGGAAAGACAGGATTTTGAGGTTCAGCTCAATGATCTTAACTACCAATATGATACCGAAAAACAGATCCTGGTGGATACCCGTGAGCTCGTGGAACGTAAATTGGTATCACGTCGAGAGATTGCCCAGCAGGAATTGAAACTGGCCAGCCTTGAGGCTAAGGCCTCTCAAATTGAACAACATCGAAAACTCGCCGAAACCCACTTGCACCCGGCAAAACTGACGCAGGCCCGTGCGGCTGTAGATGCTGCCAGGCAGCAATTGTTACTGGCACAGCAACAATTCTCCAACTGTGTGGTCACCGCCCCATCGGACGGATTGGCCGTATATCTCCCGCTACATGTCGGCAATGAATTCAGAGCTCTCCGGGTGGGCGATACGCTCTATCCCAACCAGCCATTCCTCTGTATCCCGGACATGAGTGAATTCATTATCCCGTGTTTCATTCCCGAGTCGGATCTTTCACGAGTCCGGATTGGTCAGTCCGCACTTGTCACTCCGCTGGCTTATCCCGACCTCCATTTGACAGCAACCGTGGAAAGTGTTGGCATCATGGCGCAAACACAACCAGGTTATCCTGTCTGGCAGAAATATTTTCGTGTGGTGATTCGTATTGATCAACTTGACGGTCGGCTACGACCAGGGATGTCGCTACACGTGGAAGTATGTTCCTACACTCAGCCTGCAGCCATCCTGATCCCACGGAGTGCCGTTCAATGGGATCAGGGGAAAGGATCATGCCGGGTTCGTACTTTGAGAGGTTTTGAGCACCGCCCCTTGAAACTTGGATGGAGTGATACCCGCTTTCATGAAGTACTTGAAGGAGTTGTCGTAGGCGACAAACTGATCCAGCCATGA
- a CDS encoding ABC transporter ATP-binding protein codes for MTSAPPPILKLENISKSFSTSHGSALVLRSVNISIHPGEFVAIMGPSGSGKTTFLNLAALLDRPTSGTIHFGGQDISVLDETTMNTLRKHRIGMVFQHFCLLSHRTVMENVLFRFRYLDVPRAQALNLARQALAEMSLTPHADQPARLLSGGEMQRTAIARAVAAPPDLLLVDEPTGNLDRDSAEVVMQCFQNLNLRGITILLATHNPALLKYCNRCLTCRDGTVVETSTKE; via the coding sequence ATGACCTCCGCGCCCCCACCCATTCTCAAACTGGAGAACATATCCAAGTCGTTTTCCACTTCCCACGGTTCCGCGCTGGTTCTGCGCTCGGTCAATATCAGCATTCATCCCGGTGAGTTTGTGGCCATTATGGGGCCCTCCGGCTCGGGCAAGACCACCTTCCTTAATCTTGCGGCACTTTTGGATCGTCCGACCTCTGGAACTATACATTTCGGGGGGCAGGATATTTCCGTTCTGGATGAGACCACGATGAACACCCTCCGGAAGCACCGTATTGGGATGGTTTTTCAGCACTTCTGCCTGTTGAGCCACCGGACTGTGATGGAAAATGTCCTCTTTAGATTTCGATACCTCGATGTCCCAAGGGCTCAGGCTTTAAACCTCGCACGGCAGGCCTTGGCAGAGATGAGCCTCACTCCCCATGCTGATCAGCCGGCCCGGCTGCTATCAGGCGGGGAAATGCAGCGCACGGCAATTGCCCGCGCCGTTGCCGCTCCGCCCGACCTACTCCTCGTTGATGAACCCACAGGAAACCTTGACCGGGATTCCGCCGAAGTCGTCATGCAGTGTTTCCAGAACCTGAACCTGAGAGGAATCACCATCTTGTTGGCTACCCACAATCCCGCTCTATTGAAATATTGTAACCGGTGCCTCACCTGCCGCGACGGAACGGTCGTCGAAACATCCACCAAGGAGTAA
- a CDS encoding ABC transporter permease, whose translation MRWMALIYDLGEGTRSQPTRTGLSFASLTIGMVALVTLLAILGGVRQKTQIMIGELGVNVFGLVQPAEISRKAGNSPLSRRHADYLTANLPETTVTGMRLDDGAAAGLPVGAVLVATDESLFQVRPWRIVQGRAIDATDIRTRSHYAMASTALAQVMNLTVGSDVRLRNMTFRIVGLVEIEAGTLESGDTQPGVTPGNRLFLVPWSVPACWSTETVFDAARVDAIFIKGSAPAHFDNNTRRTRALMQQPDYAVEGLSWITPQSLIHRLMRYQRLIMLAGGTIVLLCLILGGLTLTSLLLTGVQTRVPEIGLRRALGASPADIGILFMCEALLITLSATVVGTGGAWILLKMTLAWSPLPVYLGATVAAIPLLSGIILGVIFSYWPARAAARISPSEALRNE comes from the coding sequence ATGCGCTGGATGGCACTAATATATGACCTTGGCGAAGGCACGCGTTCCCAGCCGACACGTACCGGCCTCTCTTTTGCCAGCCTCACAATCGGAATGGTTGCCTTGGTCACTCTGCTCGCCATTCTGGGTGGAGTTCGTCAGAAAACCCAAATTATGATTGGTGAACTCGGCGTTAACGTCTTTGGTCTCGTCCAACCCGCGGAGATTTCACGCAAAGCAGGAAATTCACCGCTTTCGCGTCGCCATGCGGATTACCTAACAGCTAACCTCCCGGAAACCACAGTAACCGGCATGCGACTTGACGACGGTGCCGCGGCAGGGCTCCCTGTCGGCGCCGTGCTGGTGGCAACAGATGAAAGCCTCTTCCAGGTACGCCCTTGGCGCATCGTCCAGGGCCGCGCCATCGACGCCACAGATATCCGAACCCGATCCCATTATGCCATGGCGAGCACAGCCCTGGCGCAGGTCATGAATCTCACAGTAGGCAGTGATGTGCGCCTCCGAAATATGACCTTTCGCATCGTTGGGCTTGTAGAAATCGAAGCAGGCACATTAGAGTCTGGCGATACCCAGCCCGGCGTCACGCCCGGGAATCGTCTGTTTCTAGTCCCTTGGAGCGTCCCAGCCTGCTGGTCCACCGAAACGGTGTTCGACGCCGCCCGGGTGGACGCGATTTTCATCAAGGGTTCCGCACCCGCCCATTTTGACAACAACACCCGTCGTACCAGGGCCTTAATGCAGCAGCCCGACTATGCCGTGGAAGGCCTATCTTGGATCACCCCCCAAAGCCTGATCCACCGTCTCATGCGTTACCAGCGCCTGATCATGCTGGCGGGCGGAACCATCGTACTCTTATGTCTCATTCTGGGAGGCCTGACGCTGACCAGTCTGCTGCTGACCGGTGTTCAAACGCGTGTCCCGGAAATCGGATTGCGCCGGGCATTGGGAGCATCCCCTGCTGACATTGGCATTTTATTCATGTGTGAAGCCCTACTCATCACACTATCCGCTACAGTGGTAGGCACGGGTGGCGCATGGATTCTGTTGAAGATGACTCTGGCCTGGAGTCCCCTTCCCGTCTACCTTGGTGCTACCGTAGCCGCTATTCCACTCCTGTCAGGCATCATTCTGGGAGTCATTTTCAGTTACTGGCCCGCCCGGGCTGCCGCCCGAATTTCTCCTTCCGAAGCCTTGAGAAATGAATGA